In one Mucilaginibacter ginsenosidivorax genomic region, the following are encoded:
- a CDS encoding tetratricopeptide repeat protein — translation MRLSVILPFLLLSTIETTLAQSAYVKMGQQAVMDGDFRSAVAHLEKACITDSTNANALWMLGYSYYHSDNYKKSITAYTRVIAIKPADATAYYYRARAKSYLGKDNQTKDADKELYLLGAIVDLTKAISINDDPGDSKYYQNRGIAYRDYGMFKLQTNSRFYDRSRGINSLKASIADLEKILNANPGRNDIAALIDQSKEKLTQASLTAATKH, via the coding sequence ATGAGGCTTTCAGTTATTTTACCATTCCTGCTACTGTCAACCATTGAAACTACATTGGCACAAAGTGCTTATGTGAAAATGGGGCAGCAAGCTGTTATGGACGGTGATTTCAGATCGGCAGTGGCTCACCTCGAAAAAGCCTGCATTACCGATTCTACCAATGCCAATGCCCTGTGGATGTTGGGCTATTCTTACTATCACAGCGATAACTACAAAAAATCAATAACGGCCTATACCCGCGTAATTGCCATAAAGCCGGCCGATGCTACCGCTTACTATTACAGGGCCCGTGCAAAAAGCTATCTGGGTAAAGACAACCAAACTAAAGATGCCGATAAAGAGCTATATTTATTGGGAGCGATTGTAGACCTTACCAAAGCCATATCTATCAACGATGATCCGGGCGATAGTAAATACTATCAAAACAGGGGTATAGCTTATCGTGATTATGGCATGTTCAAGCTTCAAACAAATTCCCGCTTTTATGACAGAAGCCGCGGTATAAATTCATTAAAAGCATCAATTGCCGATCTGGAAAAGATATTGAATGCCAACCCCGGCCGGAATGATATCGCTGCACTCATCGATCAGTCTAAAGAAAAACTGACCCAGGCAAGCTTAACTGCGGCTACCAAGCATTAA
- the lon gene encoding endopeptidase La, which translates to MSFDPFDFKNALPVINEDSEFFPLMSTEDEEEMNNEQLPDILAILPLRNTVLFPGVVIPITVGRDKSIKLIRDANKGNRMIGVVAQQDVGIEDPNFSQLNKVGTIALIIKMLQMPDGNTTVILQGKKRFVLKDEVQSEPYIKATVEPFHETKIKEDKEFKAMVSSIKDMAMNIIQLSPNIPSEAGIAIRNIESTSFLINFISSNMNADMAAKQRLLEVASLRERINLVLEHLTLDLQMLELKNQIQSKVRVDLDKQQRDYFLNQQLKTIQEELGGNSPDLEIDSLRQRAVKKKWAKEVKDHFAKELEKLARTNPAAADYSVQINYLELLLDLPWNEFTKDNFDLKRAQKVLDKDHFGLDKVKQRIIEYLAVLKLKRDMKAPILCLVGPPGVGKTSLGKSIAKALGRKYVRMALGGIRDEAEIRGHRKTYIGAMPGRIIQSVKKAGAANPVFILDEIDKVGNDFRGDPSSALLEVLDPEQNSTFYDHYVEMDFDLSNVMFIATANSLSSIQPALLDRMEIIEVNGYTIEEKIEIAKQHLVPKQRDAHGLKLKDIALKSDILEKIIVDYTRESGVRALEKKIGSVVRGIAKNIALEEAYNPAVNKKDIEKILGAPIFDKDLYEGNDVAGVVTGLAWTSVGGDILFIEASLSPGKGRLTLTGSLGDVMKESVTIALAYLRAHASYFDINPKLFDLWDVHVHVPAGATPKDGPSAGITMLTALVSAFTQRKVKPNLAMTGEITLRGRVLAVGGIREKILAAKRANIKEIILCKSNQKDILEIKEDYIKDLNFHYVTDMRDVIKLALLEEKVTEPLDLTVKEETKPVLN; encoded by the coding sequence ATGAGTTTCGATCCATTCGATTTTAAAAACGCTTTACCGGTTATTAACGAAGACTCTGAGTTTTTTCCCTTAATGTCTACCGAAGACGAGGAGGAAATGAACAATGAGCAACTGCCTGATATACTGGCTATTTTGCCCCTGCGCAATACGGTGCTGTTTCCTGGGGTTGTAATCCCGATAACTGTTGGCCGCGACAAATCAATCAAACTAATTCGCGACGCCAATAAAGGCAACCGGATGATTGGGGTGGTTGCGCAACAGGATGTGGGTATTGAAGACCCCAATTTTAGCCAGCTAAACAAAGTAGGTACCATTGCGCTCATCATCAAAATGCTGCAAATGCCCGATGGTAACACCACCGTTATTCTGCAGGGTAAAAAACGTTTTGTTTTAAAAGATGAAGTTCAGTCAGAGCCTTATATTAAAGCAACCGTTGAGCCTTTTCACGAAACCAAAATAAAAGAAGACAAAGAGTTTAAAGCCATGGTATCGTCTATAAAAGACATGGCCATGAATATTATCCAGCTATCGCCAAATATCCCCAGCGAAGCCGGCATAGCTATCCGCAATATTGAAAGCACTTCATTTTTGATCAACTTTATATCGTCAAACATGAATGCCGATATGGCGGCCAAGCAACGCTTACTGGAGGTTGCCAGTTTGCGCGAAAGGATTAACCTGGTACTGGAACACCTTACCCTTGATTTGCAGATGCTGGAGTTAAAAAACCAGATTCAAAGCAAGGTACGTGTTGATTTGGATAAGCAACAACGCGATTATTTTTTAAATCAACAGCTTAAAACCATACAGGAAGAGTTGGGCGGAAATTCCCCTGATTTGGAGATAGATAGTTTACGCCAGAGGGCCGTTAAAAAGAAATGGGCTAAAGAGGTTAAAGACCATTTTGCCAAAGAATTGGAGAAACTTGCCCGCACTAACCCTGCCGCTGCAGATTACTCGGTACAGATAAATTACCTGGAGCTATTGCTTGATTTGCCATGGAACGAGTTTACAAAAGATAACTTCGACCTGAAACGCGCCCAAAAGGTTTTGGATAAAGACCACTTTGGACTTGATAAGGTTAAACAACGCATTATTGAATACCTGGCCGTGCTTAAGTTAAAGCGCGATATGAAGGCGCCTATCCTTTGCCTGGTTGGCCCTCCCGGAGTTGGTAAAACGTCGTTGGGTAAATCTATCGCCAAGGCTTTAGGCCGCAAATATGTACGTATGGCATTGGGTGGTATCCGCGACGAAGCAGAGATTCGTGGCCACCGTAAAACCTACATTGGCGCTATGCCGGGCCGCATTATCCAATCGGTAAAAAAAGCAGGGGCGGCCAATCCTGTTTTTATTTTAGACGAGATTGATAAAGTAGGAAACGATTTCCGCGGAGACCCTTCTTCGGCTTTATTGGAAGTGCTTGACCCCGAACAGAACAGCACTTTTTATGATCACTATGTTGAGATGGATTTTGATTTATCAAACGTAATGTTCATTGCAACCGCTAACTCCCTGAGCAGTATCCAGCCTGCGCTTTTAGACAGGATGGAGATTATTGAGGTGAACGGCTATACCATCGAAGAAAAAATAGAAATTGCCAAACAACACCTTGTACCCAAACAACGCGACGCGCATGGCCTGAAATTAAAGGACATTGCCCTTAAAAGCGATATCCTTGAAAAAATCATTGTTGATTATACCCGCGAATCGGGCGTACGTGCGCTGGAGAAAAAGATAGGCTCGGTAGTGCGTGGCATTGCCAAAAACATCGCTTTGGAAGAGGCCTACAACCCGGCAGTAAACAAAAAGGATATCGAAAAAATATTGGGTGCGCCAATATTTGATAAAGACCTTTACGAAGGCAACGATGTGGCCGGCGTTGTAACAGGCCTGGCCTGGACATCGGTAGGCGGCGACATCCTGTTCATTGAAGCAAGCCTGAGCCCTGGTAAAGGCCGTTTAACACTTACCGGCAGCCTGGGCGATGTGATGAAAGAATCGGTAACTATTGCTCTTGCATATTTAAGGGCGCATGCAAGTTACTTTGACATCAACCCGAAACTTTTTGACCTTTGGGATGTGCATGTACACGTGCCGGCAGGTGCCACACCAAAGGATGGCCCATCGGCAGGTATCACGATGCTTACAGCGCTGGTTTCGGCATTTACGCAACGTAAAGTAAAACCTAACCTGGCCATGACAGGCGAGATAACCCTGCGCGGCCGCGTTTTGGCAGTTGGTGGCATCAGGGAAAAAATACTTGCTGCAAAACGCGCCAATATCAAAGAGATCATTCTATGCAAATCAAACCAGAAAGATATCCTGGAAATTAAAGAGGACTATATAAAAGATTTGAATTTTCATTATGTAACCGATATGCGCGATGTGATTAAGCTTGCGTTACTGGAAGAAAAAGTAACCGAGCCGCTTGACCTTACGGTTAAAGAAGAGACAAAACCCGTTTTGAATTAA